The Gammaproteobacteria bacterium genome window below encodes:
- the pyrE gene encoding orotate phosphoribosyltransferase: protein MKNSTKFIQFAVEQGVLQFGEFTLKSGRISPYFFNAGLFNDGQALDRLSQFYAQAIVDANLDFDMLFGPAYKGIPLVAVVAMTLSRDHGRNYPYAFNRKEVKIHGDGGHIVGAPLSGKILILDDVITAGTAINEAAEIINQAGPMAQVKGVVIAFDRQERSSDQSLSAVQQVERDLNISVTTVAGARELIEYAESNNMYGEHLEALKNYLEKYQSITLQQTRLMFLLGCGPYMTSE from the coding sequence ATGAAAAATAGTACTAAGTTTATTCAATTTGCAGTTGAGCAGGGTGTTTTACAGTTTGGTGAATTTACACTTAAATCTGGCCGAATTAGCCCATACTTTTTTAATGCTGGATTATTCAATGACGGGCAAGCATTGGATCGACTAAGTCAGTTCTATGCCCAAGCGATCGTAGATGCAAATTTGGATTTTGATATGCTTTTTGGACCTGCTTACAAAGGCATTCCGTTGGTAGCAGTTGTGGCTATGACTTTATCACGAGACCACGGTAGAAATTATCCCTATGCCTTTAATCGCAAAGAAGTGAAAATACATGGTGATGGGGGACATATAGTTGGTGCACCCTTAAGCGGAAAGATATTGATCCTTGATGACGTAATTACAGCTGGAACTGCCATTAATGAGGCAGCAGAGATCATTAATCAGGCGGGGCCCATGGCGCAGGTAAAAGGTGTGGTAATAGCCTTTGATCGTCAAGAGCGCAGTAGTGACCAATCGCTTTCTGCCGTTCAACAAGTTGAACGAGATTTAAATATATCGGTTACAACAGTGGCGGGTGCGAGAGAACTTATCGAATATGCAGAAAGCAACAATATGTATGGTGAGCATCTAGAAGCACTTAAAAACTACCTGGAAAAGTACCAGTCTATTACCTTACAACAAACAAGGTTAATGTTTTTGCTGGGTTGTGGTCCTTATATGACGAGTGAGTAA
- a CDS encoding DUF4124 domain-containing protein, whose amino-acid sequence MFPAKYLSYLLLILVLSMTSNVYAEFYRWVDNTGTIHYSDSLPPAESQKKQELLNDTGRVVKTIPAPKTVGEIEEVQRLAKLEKLKKQKTEKAEHRDRVLLAMYLTVEDIELVRDERIETVESAIRITMIRKNRFTNKLDELNSSEQRLKANGNNTPSWLTKSRKHYKEQLANVDDILAIKEKEKLVIKKRFAGDINRYLELKDPELAAE is encoded by the coding sequence ATGTTCCCAGCAAAATATCTAAGCTACTTGTTATTAATCCTGGTCTTAAGCATGACAAGTAATGTGTATGCCGAGTTTTATCGCTGGGTAGACAATACTGGCACCATTCACTATAGCGATAGCTTGCCTCCAGCTGAATCTCAAAAGAAACAAGAACTATTAAATGATACCGGTCGTGTGGTGAAAACAATTCCAGCACCTAAAACAGTAGGCGAAATAGAAGAAGTGCAGCGTTTAGCTAAATTAGAGAAACTAAAAAAACAAAAAACAGAAAAGGCAGAACATAGAGATCGTGTTTTATTAGCCATGTATTTAACCGTAGAAGATATTGAGCTCGTGCGTGATGAGCGAATTGAAACAGTAGAGTCCGCGATAAGAATTACTATGATACGTAAAAATAGATTTACTAATAAACTTGATGAATTAAATTCATCTGAGCAACGTTTAAAGGCTAACGGCAATAACACTCCATCTTGGCTAACCAAAAGTCGTAAGCACTACAAAGAACAACTTGCTAATGTCGACGATATCCTTGCGATTAAAGAAAAAGAAAAATTGGTTATTAAAAAACGCTTTGCCGGAGACATCAATCGTTATTTAGAACTGAAAGATCCTGAGTTAGCTGCTGAGTAA